In one window of Heterodontus francisci isolate sHetFra1 chromosome X, sHetFra1.hap1, whole genome shotgun sequence DNA:
- the LOC137358735 gene encoding lens fiber major intrinsic protein-like, with translation MMWELKSISFWRAVFAEFFATMLFVFFGLGFTMRWSPGPMNVLLVSLGFGFVLAALVQAVGHVSGAHLNPAVTFAYLLGAQLSIFRCVMYIVAQLLGAVAGAAVLYGVTPPSVRGNLGLNTLHAGVGLGQGTAVEIFLTLQFVLCIFATTDIRRNGFMGSAAVIIGFSLTVGHFFGLYYTGCGMNPARSFAPAVLTRNFGNHWVYWVGPLIGGAIAALLYDFILFPRMRGLSERLAILKGAHPPEAEGQPEPRSDPIELKTQAL, from the exons ATGATGTGGGAGCTGAAATCTATCTCCTTTTGGAGGGCAGTCTTTGCAGAGTTTTTTGCCACTATGCTCTTCGTGTTTTTTGGATTGGGCTTTACCATGCGATGGTCTCCGGGCCCCATGAACGTGCTGCTGGTTTCTCTGGGTTTTGGCTTCGTCCTGGCTGCCCTAGTACAGGCGGTTGGACATGTCAGCGGGGCGCACCTCAATCCGGCCGTTACCTTCGCCTACCTGCTGGGGGCGCAGCTGAGCATATTCCGCTGTGTAATGTACATAGTAGCTCAGCTCCTGGGGGCAGTGGCGGGGGCAGCTGTGCTGTATGGGGTCACCCCTCCCTCGGTACGGGGCAACCTGGGGCTCAACACG CTGCATGCTGGAGTGGGTCTTGGCCAGGGTACAGCTGTGGAGATATTCCTTACTCTTCAGTTCGTTCTCTGTATTTTTGCCACAACAGACATTCGCAGAAATGGATTTATGGGCTCAGCAGCTGTCATCATTGGTTTTTCCCTCACAGTGGGTCACTTCTTTGGG CTGTATTACACAGGATGTGGAATGAACCCAGCCCGGTCCTTTGCACCAGCAGTGCTCACTAGAAACTTCGGAAATCACTGG GTGTACTGGGTAGGTCCTCTGATAGGAGGTGCTATAGCAGCACTGCTGTACGATTTTATCCTATTCCCCAGGATGAGAGGTCTCTCAGAGAGATTGGCTATTCTTAAAGGAGCTCATCCCCCAGAAGCTGAGGGACAACCAGAACCTAGGAGTGATCCCATCGAACTCAAAACACAAGCCTTATAA